The Nycticebus coucang isolate mNycCou1 chromosome 2, mNycCou1.pri, whole genome shotgun sequence genome includes a window with the following:
- the LOC128563505 gene encoding LOW QUALITY PROTEIN: guanine nucleotide-binding protein-like 3-like protein (The sequence of the model RefSeq protein was modified relative to this genomic sequence to represent the inferred CDS: inserted 1 base in 1 codon): MMKLRHKNKKPGKVSRSCKKPAKQNGKKATSIVPSAPQFIHFNDHHNREAELKKKRVKEVKEKQQAAREQEKQRHRSMESYCQDVLRYQEFEHKEEVLQELNMFPQLDDEATRKTYYKEFHKVVEYSDVILEVLDARDPLGCHCFQKEEAVLWAEGNKKLVLVLNKIDLVPKEVVGKWLDYLRNELPTVAFKASTQHQLKNLNRCSVPVQQASESLLKNKACFGAENLMRVLGNYCRLGEVRTHIRVGVVGLPXIEKSSLINSLKCSRACRVGAVPGVTKFMQEVYLDNFIRLLDAPGIVPGPNSEVGTILRNCVHVQKLTDPVTPVETILQRCNLEEISKYYSIPGFQNTEYFLTTVAHCLRKKKKGGLYSQEQAAKGVLADWVSGKISFYTPPPPTHTLPTHLSAEIVKEMTEVFDIRDTEQANEDTMKCLATGESDELLGDTDPLPVDIKWLHSPMMKIADAIENKTTMYKMGDLTGYCTKPNHHQVGWAKHEVGYCPKNSSTVDVCAVDRRPMLQRIMEIDPLQQGQALASALKNKKMQKRTDKIANKLSDSMMSVLDFSGNTDDSTGD; the protein is encoded by the exons ATGATGAAACttagacacaaaaataaaaagccaggtAAAGTTTCTAGAAGCTGCAAGAAGCCTGCAAAGCAAAATGGGAAGAAAGCAACCTCCATAGTGCCCTCAGCTCCCCAGTTTATTCACTTCAATGATCACCATAACCGAGAGGCTGAATTAAAGAAGAAGAGGGTTAAGGAGGTGAAGGAGAAGCAGCAAGCTGCCCGGGAACAGGAGAAACAAAGACACAGGAGCATGGAGAGCTACTGTCAGGATGTTCTGAGATACCAGGAGTTCGAACACAAGGAAGAAGTTTTGCAGGAGTTAAATATGTTTCCTCAGCTGGATGATGAGGCTACAAGGAAGACTTATTACAAGGAGTTCCATAAGGTGGTGGAATACTCTGATGTGATTCTGGAAGTCCTAGATGCCAGAGACCCTTTGGGCTGTCACTGCTTCCAAAAGGAGGAGGCTGTCCTGTGGGCAGAAGGCAACAAGAAGCTGGTCCTGGTCTTGAATAAGATTGACCTGGTCCCCAAGGAGGTTGTGGGGAAGTGGCTGGATTACCTTCGGAATGAACTGCCTACTGTGGCTTTCAAAGCCAGTACCCAGCATCAGCTCAAGAACCTGAATCGTTGCAGTGTGCCAGTGCAGCAGGCCTCTGAGTCGCTGCTGAAAAACAAAGCCTGCTTTGGAGCTGAAAATCTTATGAGGGTTCTAGGGAACTATTGCCGTCTTGGTGAAGTGCGCACTCACATCCGTGTGGGTGTTGTGGGCCTTC ACATCGAGAAGAGCAGCCTGATCAATAGCTTAAAGTGCAGCCGTGCATGCCGTGTGGGAGCTGTTCCTGGGGTCACCAAATTCATGCAAGAGGTCTATCTGGACAACTTCATCAGGCTGCTGGATGCTCCAGGCATTGTCCCAGGCCCCAACTCAGAGGTGGGTACCATCCTGCGCAACTGTGTCCACGTACAGAAGCTGACAGACCCTGTGACTCCAGTAGAGACCATCCTGCAACGCTGTAATCTGGAGGAGATTTCCAAGTATTACAGCATCCCTGGATTCCAGAACACTGAGTACTTTCTGACTACAGTGGCCCACTGCTTgcggaagaagaagaagggaggcTTATACAGTCAGGAGCAGGCAGCTAAAGGTGTCCTGGCTGACTGGGTGAGCGGGAAGATCAGCTTCtacacaccaccaccacctacCCACACTCTGCCCACCCATCTCAGTGCTGAGATTGTTAAGGAAATGACTGAGGTCTTTGACATCAGGGATACTGAGCAGGCCAATGAAGACACCATGAAATGCTTGGCCACTGGAGAATCTGATGAGCTGTTGGGTGACACAGATCCACTCCCTGTGGATATCAAGTGGCTCCATTCTCCAATGATGAAAATAGCAGATGCCATTGAAAATAAAACCACCATGTATAAGATGGGAGATCTCACTGGGTACTGCACCAAACCAAACCATCATCAGGTGGGGTGGGCTAAACACGAGGTGGGCTACTGCCCCAAGAACAGCAGTACTGTGGATGTCTGTGCAGTGGACCGCCGCCCGATGTTGCAGAGGATCATGGAGATAGATCCCCTGCAGCAGGGCCAGGCTCTGGCATCTGCCCTGAAGAATAAGAAGATGCAGAAGCGTACAGATAAAATAGCCAACAAGTTGTCTGATTCCATGATGTCTGTCCTTGATTTCTCTGGCAACACTGATGACAGTACTGGTGACTGA